The following are encoded in a window of Apis mellifera strain DH4 linkage group LG10, Amel_HAv3.1, whole genome shotgun sequence genomic DNA:
- the Hb gene encoding protein hunchback, whose product MKFPRQDGSTSDYDSPDTSQSTNNHQATVVQDESSRLSPNDQGERSSEQESEEADEPGLRIPRLNSQGKVKTFRCKQCNFVAITKLEFWDHSRNHIKAEKLLTCPKCPFVTEYKHHLEYHLRNHFGSKPFKCEKCSYSCVNKSMLNSHLKSHSNVYQYRCANCTYATKYCHSLKLHLRKYSHQPAMVLNADGSPNPLPIIDVYGTRRGPKQKPVSKPVNEEMNNQNNNNNNNNNNNNNIASNGGQIASPQQVVPPQISPTPSNHVGLCAMKNGMNAAINNTNNTGTAIASTSSGITHSQAVITYPYNQLFTGFALSQLSSSTNGGEDNGENQLDQLGKGNTLMDYLRAIDEERMSAEAAQDLVVRCPNGNGEASNGVNGTSDSGASSMTEVSMEPNPIDHVNAYMDTRVAPLDLSKPSDTSANGCSAVGKSSGNSPKVTGTSRRKGKAVKLERRVLEEDTDDEQHDHSSQQQYQQQQQQQQQQQQQQQQQQQQQQMQLQQLQLLQQQQQWQHLVEQLYSQTQPHMQQHQLLQLQQQLQQLKQLQLQQLQQHQLQHRVSMESDGSFESSSSSSPSSGEGKDAETERNFPINHELTCHFCEIVFGNVIMYTVHMGYHGFQDPYTCNMCGHQCNDKVSFFLHIARSKHS is encoded by the coding sequence ATGAAGTTTCCACGGCAGGATGGGAGTACGTCGGATTACGATTCGCCGGACACCTCGCAGTCGACGAACAATCATCAGGCGACCGTGGTCCAGGACGAAAGTAGCAGATTGTCGCCCAACGATCAGGGGGAACGTTCCTCGGAGCAAGAGTCGGAGGAGGCGGACGAGCCGGGTCTCCGGATACCGCGGTTGAATTCCCAGGGGAAGGTGAAAACGTTCAGGTGCAAGCAGTGCAACTTCGTCGCGATAACGAAGCTCGAGTTTTGGGATCACAGCCGTAACCACATCAAGGCGGAAAAGTTGTTGACCTGCCCGAAATGCCCTTTCGTGACCGAGTACAAGCATCATTTGGAGTATCACTTGAGGAATCATTTCGGCTCGAAGCCGTTCAAATGCGAGAAATGCTCTTACTCGTGCGTGAACAAGTCGATGTTGAACAGCCATCTGAAATCACACTCGAACGTTTATCAATACAGATGCGCCAATTGTACATACGCGACCAAATATTGCCACTCGTTGAAGCTTCACCTGAGAAAGTACTCGCATCAACCGGCGATGGTGTTGAACGCGGACGGTTCGCCGAACCCGTTGCCGATCATCGACGTTTACGGGACGCGGCGTGGTCCTAAACAGAAGCCTGTGAGCAAGCCTGTGAACGAGGAGATGAACAATcagaacaacaacaacaacaacaacaacaacaacaataacaatatcgCGAGCAACGGTGGCCAGATCGCTTCTCCTCAACAAGTGGTGCCCCCCCAAATATCCCCCACGCCTTCGAATCACGTCGGTTTGTGCGCGATGAAGAACGGGATGAACGCCGCGATCAACAACACCAACAACACCGGGACGGCTATCGCGAGCACGTCGAGCGGGATCACGCACAGCCAGGCTGTGATCACGTATCCGTACAATCAACTGTTCACCGGTTTCGCCCTCTCGCAATTATCATCGAGCACAAACGGGGGGGAGGATAACGGCGAGAATCAGTTGGATCAGTTGGGAAAGGGGAACACGTTGATGGATTACCTAAGGGCGATCGACGAGGAGAGGATGTCCGCCGAGGCGGCCCAGGATCTCGTGGTCAGATGCCCTAACGGGAACGGGGAGGCGTCGAACGGCGTGAACGGGACGTCGGACAGCGGGGCGTCCAGCATGACCGAGGTATCGATGGAACCGAATCCGATAGATCATGTGAACGCGTACATGGACACCCGAGTGGCGCCGCTGGATCTCAGCAAGCCCAGCGATACCTCGGCCAATGGTTGCTCGGCCGTTGGAAAGTCGAGCGGCAATTCGCCCAAGGTGACCGGTACCAGCAGAAGAAAGGGGAAGGCGGTGAAGTTGGAGCGCAGGGTGCTCGAGGAGGACACGGACGACGAGCAACACGATCACTCGTCCCAACAGCAGTatcagcagcagcagcagcagcaacaacagcagcagcagcagcagcagcaacagcaacagcaacaacagatGCAGCTGCAGCAGTTGCAGTTACtgcaacagcaacagcaatGGCAACACTTGGTGGAACAGTTGTACTCGCAGACGCAACCGCACATGCAACAACACCAGTTGCTCCAGTTGCAGCAGCAGCTGCAACAATTGAAACAATTGCAATTGCAGCAATTGCAGCAGCATCAGCTACAGCATCGCGTGTCGATGGAGTCGGACGGATCGTTCGAATCCTCGTCCTCGAGCAGCCCGAGTTCCGGCGAGGGGAAGGACGCAGAAACCGAGCGCAACTTCCCGATAAATCACGAGCTCACCTGCCATTTCTGCGAGATCGTATTCGGTAACGTGATCATGTATACCGTTCACATGGGCTATCACGGCTTCCAGGATCCTTACACGTGCAACATGTGCGGACACCAATGCAACGACAAGGTGTCCTTTTTCCTCCATATTGCCAGATCGAAGCATTCCTAG